A single Perca flavescens isolate YP-PL-M2 chromosome 2, PFLA_1.0, whole genome shotgun sequence DNA region contains:
- the stox2a gene encoding storkhead-box protein 2 isoform X1 — protein sequence MEKFLQVAPHSLALVLSQRRREDEEDPPSSSPSPPTALSVRLQHHTGYEVFANFKAVNMQHFWNQALTHALSEILFLGWIDEHVLLIQGKEVHLQVLRNGWTRRTLKPPQGFDIKCIGDVSPISMSPISQSQFIPLGEILCLAISAMNSAHKPVNQEALVEHLTASFPGVPTPSSEVLRHTLNMLVRERKIYPTPEGYFIVTPQTYFITPSLIRTNNKWYHLDDRLQERQPQQSQQQQQQQQQQPQQCTSPQSGNVTPSTPGCLRERPPRKNHNDSYNYREDSSRLHSSKSPKEHRGDSHQSKPPKDHNGGEPLPSTSAKEHRGEPPSYPYPPLPTSPPVQQPPPQEPAADKSKSITSFPYKSDTLTKKKEGSSGEKQSKRFGLRLFRLSFKKDKMRHLATFSAQFPPEEWPLRDEEVPITAIPREVEMEIIRRINPDLTVENVARHTAVMKRLEEERTQKNKAASSAQHSARSRRGRGHRRAPHGKSRSHSKPRTSRGDPSEGSNWDLLFMERDYRFFSHSLVRSPREAMYTVERRRSGGATYLVHSNPNITESYCPVTPEWDVSGELAKRRTEMPFPEPSRGTCQSRVQRSHSHNQDRKSRHERSDQAKERSRSMDNSLKGPSLGAPDDFEPTLEERSHYYTDDGTLRATQKSSHYSRIMFSAAKFHSDFNVPDLGKGSLDESRIRSTMEWNKSRDSLPSYNELMGLSPKPSTDEYFQCNTSNETILTAPSPQAKSEYDTLTSSGGLRKGSPADRQTPHLPSPHTMEYKEDLSAAKGQNGSVRLTPSQTPEPVQNARLTPHQHNVDPGGGGGGMVIKRKEIFSKDTLFKPPHNALSTGYVDSSYTKSGTLRKASHAKSTEALDNPEPQQPSNSATSSASPAVLQGCLEPTVPSASFDYYNVSDDEDEEEAEEDSHKELATADDNKEHGEVGGNGGGSGGGGEGTMQWLLEREKDHDLQRKLETNLTLLSPKETENSSSQKSAHSARLDSMDSSSVTVDSGFNSPRTRESLASNTSSIVESNRRQNPALSPGHIGTSSIGLPFSFRAIPEPPTTQPEKLQKSSNCLASITSV from the exons ATGGAGAAGTTCCTCCAAGTAGCTCCGCACTCTCTGGCTCTGGTGCTGTCGCAGCGTCGCAGAGAAGATGAAGAGGACCCCCcctcatcatcaccatcaccaccgACCGCGCTCTCAGTAAGGTTACAGCATCACACCGGCTACGAGGTATTCGCTAATTTCAAAGCCGTGAACATGCAACATTTCTGGAACCAGGCGCTGACACACGCGCTGTCTGAGATCCTCTTCCTCGGCTGGATAGATGAGCATGTGCTGCTGATTCAGGGCAAAGAAGTTCATCTCCAGGTCCTCAGGAACGGATGGACCAGACGGACCCTAAAACCACCGCAGGGCTTTGACATCAAGTGCATAG GTGACGTGTCGCCGATCAGTATGTCACCTATCAGCCAGTCACAGTTCATCCCGCTGGGGGAAATCTTGTGCCTGGCCATCTCTGCTATGAACTCTGCCCACAAGCCTGTCAACCAGGAGGCTCTGGTGGAGCACCTCACTGCCAGCTTCCCAG GCGTGCCTACACCCAGCTCAGAGGTTCTGCGACATACCCTGAACATGCTGGTGCGAGAGAGGAAGATCTACCCAACTCCAGAGGGCTACTTCATTGTCACCCCCCAGACCTACTTTATCACTCCTTCCCTCATCAGAACCAACAACAAGTGGTATCACCTGGATGATCGGCTGCAAGAGCGCCAACCGCAAcagtcacaacaacaacaacaacaacagcagcagcaacctcAGCAATGCACTTCGCCTCAGTCTGGCAACGTAACACCATCCACACCTGGCTGCCTGAGAGAGAGGCCTCCTCGAAAGAATCACAATGACTCATACAACTATCGCGAAGACTCGTCCAGACTTCACAGCAGTAAGTCACCAAAGGAGCATAGGGGAGATTCTCATCAAAGCAAGCCCCCCAAGGATCACAATGGCGGGGAACCTCTACCAAGCACGTCAGCCAAGGAGCACCGAGGAGAACCGCCGTCATACCCTTATCCCCCTCTTCCCACTTCCCCTCCTGTCCAGCAACCGCCGCCTCAAGAGCCCGCTGCTGATAAGAGCAAAAGCATCACTTCTTTCCCTTATAAAAGTGACACTCTGAccaaaaagaaagaaggaagtagtGGTGAGAAACAATCCAAAAGGTTCGGTCTCAGGCTCTTCAGGCTGAGTTTCAAGAAGGACAAAATGAGGCATCTGGCCACCTTCTCAGCCCAGTTCCCCCCAGAGGAGTGGCCTCTTCGTGACGAGGAAGTGCCAATCACGGCCATTCCCCGCGAGGTGGAGATGGAGATAATCCGTCGAATCAACCCTGACCTAACGGTGGAGAATGTGGCAAGGCACACGGCTGTGATGAAGAGGCTGGAGGAGGAGCGTACGCAGAAGAACAAGGCGGCGTCTTCAGCCCAGCACAGTGCACGCAGCAGGAGGGGGAGGGGCCACAGGAGGGCCCCACATGGTAAGTCCCGCTCACATAGCAAGCCCCGAACCTCCAGGGGAGACCCATCTGAGGGTTCGAACTGGGACCTTTTGTTCATGGAAAGGGATTACCGCTTCTTTAGCCACTCGTTAGTTCGCTCACCTCGGGAGGCCATGTACACCGTGGAGCGCAGGCGAAGTGGAGGCGCAACATATTTGGTCCATAGCAACCCCAACATTACTGAATCGTACTGCCCTGTTACCCCTGAGTGGGACGTGTCTGGGGAGCTGGCGAAGAGACGGACAGAGATGCCCTTCCCAGAGCCGTCTCGCGGTACGTGCCAGTCCCGAGTGCAAAGAAGTCACAGTCACAATCAGGACAGGAAGTCACGTCACGAGAGGTCAGATCAAGCCAAGGAACGCTCTCGGTCCATGGACAACTCCCTCAAGGGCCCGTCACTGGGGGCGCCAGACGACTTTGAACCCACTCTTGAGGAGCGTAGTCATTACTACACTGATGACGGCACCCTGCGCGCCACGCAGAAGTCCTCCCACTACTCAAGGATCATGTTCTCTGCTGCTAAGTTCCACTCTGATTTCAATGTGCCTGATTTGGGGAAAGGGAGTTTGGATGAGTCAAGGATCCGGAGTACAATGGAGTGGAACAAAAGCAGAGACAGCTTGCCATCGTACAATGAGCTAATGGGACTTTCTCCTAAGCCCTCGACAGATGAGTACTTCCAGTGCAATACGTCAAATGAAACAATCCTAACTGCCCCTTCGCCTCAGGCAAAATCAGAATATGACACATTAACCTCATCAGGAGGACTCCGAAAGGGCTCTCCAGCTGACCGCCAAACGCCTCACCTCCCCTCTCCTCACACGATGGAGTACAAAGAGGACTTGTCGGCAGCAAAGGGACAGAACGGCTCAGTGCGACTGACGCCAAGCCAGACGCCAGAGCCGGTGCAAAATGCCCGTTTGACGCCACACCAACACAATGTAGATCCTGGAGGGGGAGGAGGCGGTATGGTGATCAAGAGGAAAGAGATCTTCAGCAAGGACACTTTGTTCAAACCTCCACACAATGCCTTGTCCACAGGCTACGTGGACAGCAGCTACACCAAGTCTGGCACATTGCGGAAAGCCTCACATGCCAAATCAACAGAGGCCCTAGACAATCCTGAGCCCCAGCAGCCTTCCAATTCAGCCACTTCCTCAGCGTCACCGGCAGTTTTACAGGGCTGCTTAGAGCCAACAGTCCCCTCCGCCTCTTTTGACTATTATAATGTATCagatgatgaggatgaggaagagGCAGAGGAGGACTCGCACAAAGAGTTGGCGACGGCAGACGACAACAAAGAACACGGGGAAGTGGGTGGTAACGGTGGaggcagtggtggtggtggggaggGAACCATGCAGTGGCTACTGGAGCGGGAGAAGGATCATGATCTGCAGCGGAAACTGGAGACCAATCTGACTTTACTGAGCCCCAAGGAGACGGAGAACAGCAGCAGCCAGAAGTCGGCCCACTCTGCCCGTTTGGACAGCATGGACAGCAGCAGCGTCACGGTGGACAGTGGATTCAACTCCCCTAG
- the stox2a gene encoding storkhead-box protein 2 isoform X2 has product MKKNRSSNLRRAWPNSELTERPLEHNLSRSEKDIRVQKQQHLPPPPAPHFSPSPPSYRAPGDVSPISMSPISQSQFIPLGEILCLAISAMNSAHKPVNQEALVEHLTASFPGVPTPSSEVLRHTLNMLVRERKIYPTPEGYFIVTPQTYFITPSLIRTNNKWYHLDDRLQERQPQQSQQQQQQQQQQPQQCTSPQSGNVTPSTPGCLRERPPRKNHNDSYNYREDSSRLHSSKSPKEHRGDSHQSKPPKDHNGGEPLPSTSAKEHRGEPPSYPYPPLPTSPPVQQPPPQEPAADKSKSITSFPYKSDTLTKKKEGSSGEKQSKRFGLRLFRLSFKKDKMRHLATFSAQFPPEEWPLRDEEVPITAIPREVEMEIIRRINPDLTVENVARHTAVMKRLEEERTQKNKAASSAQHSARSRRGRGHRRAPHGKSRSHSKPRTSRGDPSEGSNWDLLFMERDYRFFSHSLVRSPREAMYTVERRRSGGATYLVHSNPNITESYCPVTPEWDVSGELAKRRTEMPFPEPSRGTCQSRVQRSHSHNQDRKSRHERSDQAKERSRSMDNSLKGPSLGAPDDFEPTLEERSHYYTDDGTLRATQKSSHYSRIMFSAAKFHSDFNVPDLGKGSLDESRIRSTMEWNKSRDSLPSYNELMGLSPKPSTDEYFQCNTSNETILTAPSPQAKSEYDTLTSSGGLRKGSPADRQTPHLPSPHTMEYKEDLSAAKGQNGSVRLTPSQTPEPVQNARLTPHQHNVDPGGGGGGMVIKRKEIFSKDTLFKPPHNALSTGYVDSSYTKSGTLRKASHAKSTEALDNPEPQQPSNSATSSASPAVLQGCLEPTVPSASFDYYNVSDDEDEEEAEEDSHKELATADDNKEHGEVGGNGGGSGGGGEGTMQWLLEREKDHDLQRKLETNLTLLSPKETENSSSQKSAHSARLDSMDSSSVTVDSGFNSPRTRESLASNTSSIVESNRRQNPALSPGHIGTSSIGLPFSFRAIPEPPTTQPEKLQKSSNCLASITSV; this is encoded by the exons ATGAAGAAGAACCGCAGCAGCAATCTGCGGCGGGCCTGGCCCAACTCGGAGCTTACCGAGCGCCCGCTGGAGCACAATCTCTCCCGTAGTGAGAAAGACATCCGTGTGCAGAAGCAGCAGCATCTTCCTCCCCCTCCTGCTCCTCATTTTTCTCCGTCCCCGCCAAGTTATCGTGCACCAG GTGACGTGTCGCCGATCAGTATGTCACCTATCAGCCAGTCACAGTTCATCCCGCTGGGGGAAATCTTGTGCCTGGCCATCTCTGCTATGAACTCTGCCCACAAGCCTGTCAACCAGGAGGCTCTGGTGGAGCACCTCACTGCCAGCTTCCCAG GCGTGCCTACACCCAGCTCAGAGGTTCTGCGACATACCCTGAACATGCTGGTGCGAGAGAGGAAGATCTACCCAACTCCAGAGGGCTACTTCATTGTCACCCCCCAGACCTACTTTATCACTCCTTCCCTCATCAGAACCAACAACAAGTGGTATCACCTGGATGATCGGCTGCAAGAGCGCCAACCGCAAcagtcacaacaacaacaacaacaacagcagcagcaacctcAGCAATGCACTTCGCCTCAGTCTGGCAACGTAACACCATCCACACCTGGCTGCCTGAGAGAGAGGCCTCCTCGAAAGAATCACAATGACTCATACAACTATCGCGAAGACTCGTCCAGACTTCACAGCAGTAAGTCACCAAAGGAGCATAGGGGAGATTCTCATCAAAGCAAGCCCCCCAAGGATCACAATGGCGGGGAACCTCTACCAAGCACGTCAGCCAAGGAGCACCGAGGAGAACCGCCGTCATACCCTTATCCCCCTCTTCCCACTTCCCCTCCTGTCCAGCAACCGCCGCCTCAAGAGCCCGCTGCTGATAAGAGCAAAAGCATCACTTCTTTCCCTTATAAAAGTGACACTCTGAccaaaaagaaagaaggaagtagtGGTGAGAAACAATCCAAAAGGTTCGGTCTCAGGCTCTTCAGGCTGAGTTTCAAGAAGGACAAAATGAGGCATCTGGCCACCTTCTCAGCCCAGTTCCCCCCAGAGGAGTGGCCTCTTCGTGACGAGGAAGTGCCAATCACGGCCATTCCCCGCGAGGTGGAGATGGAGATAATCCGTCGAATCAACCCTGACCTAACGGTGGAGAATGTGGCAAGGCACACGGCTGTGATGAAGAGGCTGGAGGAGGAGCGTACGCAGAAGAACAAGGCGGCGTCTTCAGCCCAGCACAGTGCACGCAGCAGGAGGGGGAGGGGCCACAGGAGGGCCCCACATGGTAAGTCCCGCTCACATAGCAAGCCCCGAACCTCCAGGGGAGACCCATCTGAGGGTTCGAACTGGGACCTTTTGTTCATGGAAAGGGATTACCGCTTCTTTAGCCACTCGTTAGTTCGCTCACCTCGGGAGGCCATGTACACCGTGGAGCGCAGGCGAAGTGGAGGCGCAACATATTTGGTCCATAGCAACCCCAACATTACTGAATCGTACTGCCCTGTTACCCCTGAGTGGGACGTGTCTGGGGAGCTGGCGAAGAGACGGACAGAGATGCCCTTCCCAGAGCCGTCTCGCGGTACGTGCCAGTCCCGAGTGCAAAGAAGTCACAGTCACAATCAGGACAGGAAGTCACGTCACGAGAGGTCAGATCAAGCCAAGGAACGCTCTCGGTCCATGGACAACTCCCTCAAGGGCCCGTCACTGGGGGCGCCAGACGACTTTGAACCCACTCTTGAGGAGCGTAGTCATTACTACACTGATGACGGCACCCTGCGCGCCACGCAGAAGTCCTCCCACTACTCAAGGATCATGTTCTCTGCTGCTAAGTTCCACTCTGATTTCAATGTGCCTGATTTGGGGAAAGGGAGTTTGGATGAGTCAAGGATCCGGAGTACAATGGAGTGGAACAAAAGCAGAGACAGCTTGCCATCGTACAATGAGCTAATGGGACTTTCTCCTAAGCCCTCGACAGATGAGTACTTCCAGTGCAATACGTCAAATGAAACAATCCTAACTGCCCCTTCGCCTCAGGCAAAATCAGAATATGACACATTAACCTCATCAGGAGGACTCCGAAAGGGCTCTCCAGCTGACCGCCAAACGCCTCACCTCCCCTCTCCTCACACGATGGAGTACAAAGAGGACTTGTCGGCAGCAAAGGGACAGAACGGCTCAGTGCGACTGACGCCAAGCCAGACGCCAGAGCCGGTGCAAAATGCCCGTTTGACGCCACACCAACACAATGTAGATCCTGGAGGGGGAGGAGGCGGTATGGTGATCAAGAGGAAAGAGATCTTCAGCAAGGACACTTTGTTCAAACCTCCACACAATGCCTTGTCCACAGGCTACGTGGACAGCAGCTACACCAAGTCTGGCACATTGCGGAAAGCCTCACATGCCAAATCAACAGAGGCCCTAGACAATCCTGAGCCCCAGCAGCCTTCCAATTCAGCCACTTCCTCAGCGTCACCGGCAGTTTTACAGGGCTGCTTAGAGCCAACAGTCCCCTCCGCCTCTTTTGACTATTATAATGTATCagatgatgaggatgaggaagagGCAGAGGAGGACTCGCACAAAGAGTTGGCGACGGCAGACGACAACAAAGAACACGGGGAAGTGGGTGGTAACGGTGGaggcagtggtggtggtggggaggGAACCATGCAGTGGCTACTGGAGCGGGAGAAGGATCATGATCTGCAGCGGAAACTGGAGACCAATCTGACTTTACTGAGCCCCAAGGAGACGGAGAACAGCAGCAGCCAGAAGTCGGCCCACTCTGCCCGTTTGGACAGCATGGACAGCAGCAGCGTCACGGTGGACAGTGGATTCAACTCCCCTAG